The following are encoded together in the Ranitomeya imitator isolate aRanImi1 chromosome 4, aRanImi1.pri, whole genome shotgun sequence genome:
- the LOC138674676 gene encoding uncharacterized protein: MWAPPIPPQLLPSYADSSHPTPAPPVPPQFLPSPPGSSRPIQAPPIPPQFPRPTLAPHVPSQLLPSHPSNSRLTPVPPVPPQFLTSHPSSSHPTLAPHIPPQFILSHPGSYHPTPVPPIPSQLLTSPPWLPPSHPILQSHPSASHPHPGSHHPTPVPPIPPQLLTSHPDSSRPTLAPPIPPPHIPPWLLPSQFLPSHPGSSRPILAPPIPPQFPPVPPWLLTFQPSSSHPTPVPPASPQFLPSHPTPHIPPQFIPSHPGSYHPTPVPPVPSQLLTSHPGSSHPTPAPHIPPWILLSHLSSSRPTSAPHIPPWLLLSHPSSSHPTLTPPIPPQLLTSHPGSSHPTPSPPIPPWLLTSHSSSSHPTLAPPIPPQLLTSHPGSSLSHPTLVPPIPPQLLTSHPDSSRPTLAPPIPPQLLASQPGSSHPTPIPPVPPWLLPSHPSSSHPTLAPPTPVPPVPPWLIPSHPGSSLSHPTLAPPIPPQLLTSHPDSSRPTLAPPIPPQLLASHPGSSHPTPIPPVPPWLLPSHPSSSHPTLAPPTPVPPVPPWLIPSHPSSSHPTLAPPVPPQFLPSHPGSFHPTPAPRIPPWLLTSHPSSSHPTLASPIPPQLLTSHAGSSHPTPAPHIPRWLLPSHPSFSRPTLAPPIPPQLLTSHAGFSHPTPAPHIPRWLLPSHPSFSRPTLAPPIPPQLLTSQAGSSHPTPAPHIPRWLLPSHPSSSHPTLAPPIPPQLLTSHAGSSHPTPAPHIPRWLLPSHPSFSRPTLAPPIPPQLLTSHAGSSHPTPAPHIPRWLLPSHPSSSHPTLAPPIPPQLLTSHAGSSHPTPASHVPP, from the exons ATGTGGGCTCCTCCCATCCCACCCCAGCTCCTCCCGTCCTACGCTGACTCCTCCCATCCCACCCCAGCTCCTCCTGTCCCACCCCAGTTCCTCCCGTCCCCCCCTGGCTCCTCACGTCCCATCCAGGCTCCTCCCATCCCACCCCAGTTCCCCCGTCCCACCCTGGCTCCTCATGTCCCATCCCAGCTCCTCCCATCCCACCCCAGTAACTCCCGTCTCACCCCAGTTCCTCCCGTCCCACCCCAGTTTCTCACATCCCACCCCAGTTCCTCCCATCCCACCCTAGCTCCTCACATCCCACCCCAGTTCATCCTGTCCCACCCTGGCTCCTACCATCCCACCCCAGTTCCTCCCATCCCATCCCAGCTCCTCACATCCCCACCCTGGCTCCCACCATCCCACCCGATACTCCAGTCCCATCCCAGCGCCTCACATCCCCATCCTGGCTCCCACCATCCCACCCCAGTTCCTCCCATCCCACCCCAGCTCCTCACATCCCACCCTGACTCCTCCCGTCCCACCCTGGCtcctcccatcccacctcctcataTCCCACCCTGGCTCCTCCCATCCCAGTTCCTCCCATCCCACCCTGGCTCCTCACGTCCAATCCTGGCTCCTCCCATTCCACCCCAGTTCCCCCCCGTCCCACCCTGGCTCCTCACGTTCCAGCCCAGCTCCTCCCATCCCACCCCAGTTCCTCCCGCCTCACCCCAGTTCCTCCCGTCCCACCCCA CTCCTCACATCCCACCCCAGTTCATCCCGTCCCACCCTGGCTCCTACCATCCCACCCCAGTTCCTCCTGTCCCATCCCAGCTCCTCACATCCCACCCTGGCTCCTCCCATCCCACCCCAGCTCCTCACATCCCACCCTGGATCCTACTGTCCCACCTCAGTTCCTCCCGTCCAACCTCAGCTCCTCACATCCCACCCTGGCTCCTCCTGTCCCACCCCAGTTCCTCCCATCCCACCCTGACTCCTCCTATCCCACCCCAGCTCCTCACATCCCACCCTGGCTCCTCCCATCCCACCCCATCTCCTCCCATCCCACCCTGGCTCCTCACATCCCACTCCAGCTCCTCACATCCAACCCTGGCTCCTCCCATCCCACCCCAGCTTCTTACATCCCACCCTGGCTCCTCCCTCTCACATCCCACCCTGGTTCCTCCCATCCCACCCCAGCTCCTCACATCCCACCCCGACTCCTCCCGTCCCACCCTGGCTCCTCCCATCCCACCCCAGCTTCTCGCATCCCAACCTGGCTCCTCCCACCCCACCCCAATTCCTCCTGTCCCACCCTGGCTTCTCCCATCCCACCCCAGCTCCTCGCATCCCACCCTGGCTCCTCCCACCCCAGTTCCTCCCGTCCCACCCTGGCTCATCCCATCCCACCCTGGCTCCTCCCTCTCACATCCCACCCTGGCTCCTCCCATCCCACCCCAGCTCCTCACATCCCACCCCGACTCCTCCCGTCCCACCCTGGCTCCTCCCATCCCACCCCAGCTTCTCGCATCCCACCCTGGCTCCTCCCACCCCACCCCAATTCCTCCTGTCCCACCCTGGCTCCTCCCATCCCACCCCAGCTCCTCGCATCCCACCCTGGCTCCTCCCACCCCAGTTCCTCCCGTCCCACCCTGGCTCATCCCATCCCACCCCAGCTCCTCGCATCCCACCCTGGCTCCTCCCGTCCCACCCCAGTTCCTCCCATCCCACCCTGGATCCTTCCATCCTACCCCAGCTCCTCGCATCCCACCCTGGCTCCTCACATCCCACCCCAGCTCCTCACATCCCACGCTGGCTTCTCCCATCCCACCCCAGCTCCTCACATCCCACGCTGGCTCCTCCCATCCCACCCCAGCTCCTCACATCCCACGCTGGCTCCTCCCATCCCACCCCAGCTTCTCACGTCCCACGCTGGCTCCTCCCATCCCACCCCAGCTTCTCACATCCCACGCTGGCTTCTCCCATCCCACCCCAGCTCCTCACATCCCACGCTGGCTCCTCCCATCCCACCCCAGCTTCTCACGTCCCACGCTGGCTCCTCCCATCCCACCCCAGCTCCTCACATCCCAAGCTGGCTCCTCCCATCCCACCCCAGCTCCTCACATCCCACGCTGGCTTCTCCCATCCCACCCCAGCTCCTCACATCCCACGCTGGCTCCTCCCATCCCACCCCAGCTCCTCACATCCCACGCTGGCTCCTCCCATCCCACCCCAGCTCCTCACATCCCACGCTGGCTTCTCCCATCCCACCCCAGCTTCTCACGTCCCACGCTGGCTCCTCCCATCCCACCCCAGCTCCTCACATCCCACGCTGGCTCCTCCCATCCCACCCCAGCTCCTCACATCCCACGCTGGCTTCTCCCATCCCACCCCAGCTCCTCACATCCCACGCTGGCTCCTCCCATCCCACCCCAGCTCCTCACATCCCACGCTGGCTCCTCCCATCCCACCCCAGCTTCTCACGTCCCACCCTGA